Proteins encoded by one window of Homalodisca vitripennis isolate AUS2020 unplaced genomic scaffold, UT_GWSS_2.1 ScUCBcl_2117;HRSCAF=6542, whole genome shotgun sequence:
- the LOC124371840 gene encoding uncharacterized protein LOC124371840, with protein sequence MVDRGKLISLVRDKATLWDQRDKFYHNRDFRSKLWEEVAKELNVQGDEARKTWEHLRDTFRKKVKENKSGSGAKPTWTYFESLTFLLPVMKPRVTTGNLPVSDTPVNTLLESEDYADLTEHDETSTLNIDEPDESPNVERAQRSDNTSTPSPTPVNNEFQRPRQKRKRGSTIQNEALNLEKRKVQLLEARFAVQKSSSMEEEDEDLSFFKSLLPALKKLPYLRKMKLKASIFNSVIAELEAEERCNRPYQSVKYSSF encoded by the exons ATGGTAGACAGAGGAAAACTGATTTCGTTAGTGCGCGATAAAGCGACATTATGGGACCAAAGGGATAAGTTTTATCACAATCGGGACTTCCGATCAAAGTTATGGGAAGAAGTAGCCAAGGAACTGAATGTCCAAG gagaCGAAGCACGGAAGACGTGGGAGCACTTGAGAGATACGTTCAGgaagaaagtaaaagaaaacaaatctgGTTCCGGAGCAAAACCAACATGGACCTACTTTGAATCTTTAACTTTCTTATTGCCTGTAATGAAGCCACGAGTGACAACTGGAAATCTCCCTGTCTCTGATACGCCTGTCAACACTCTTCTAGAATCTGAGGATTATGCCGATTTAACAGAACATGATGAGACGTCTACTCTAAATATCGACGAACCTGATGAGTCACCAAATGTAGAACGAGCTCAACGATCCGATAACACGTCCACACCTAGTCCTACTCCAGTGAACAACGAGTTTCAGCGTCCTCGGCAAAAGAGAAAGCGAGGATCGACAATACAAAACGAGGCTCTTAATTTGGAAAAAAGGAAAGTCCAGCTACTGGAAGCTCGGTTTGCTGTCCAAAAATCCAGCTCAATGGAGGAAGAGGATGAAGACTTAtcgttttttaaaagtttgctgCCTGCACTGAAGAAGCTACCATACCTtcgaaaaatgaaattgaaagctTCAATCTTCAATAGCGTCATCGCTGAGCTCGAAGCAGAAGAAAGATGCAACAGGCCATACCAATCCGTAAAATACTCCTCTTTCTAG